In Necator americanus strain Aroian chromosome IV, whole genome shotgun sequence, the following proteins share a genomic window:
- a CDS encoding hypothetical protein (NECATOR_CHRIV.G15648.T1), which produces MAICTYNARTLASEAVIEDLMMQTKKIKYDVIGLTETRRRHPLNAVYETGEELFLGTCDSRGVGGVGILVNTCMPKNIDSFEQLTTRIGRLRMRRCGPTPALTIFAAYAPTSSYEGEEVEALYMDLEKFYRED; this is translated from the coding sequence atggcgatctgtacttataacgcacgaacgcttgcatcggaagcggtcatcgaagatctgatgatgcaaaccaagaagatcaagtacgacgtcatcggactgaccgagacgagacgacgtcaccctctcaacgccgtatatgaaactggagaagaactgttcttaggaacatgcgacagtagaggtgttggtggagttggcatcCTCGTCAACACGTGTATgccaaagaacatcgactcttttgaacaacttacgacccgaatcggacgtctgcggatgagaagatgtggcccaacaccagctttgactatcttcgccgcttacgctccaacatcaagctacgaaggagaagaagtcgaagctttatatatggacctggagaagttctaccgagaagactag
- a CDS encoding hypothetical protein (NECATOR_CHRIV.G15658.T1): MNLIHLASEISTSAFQILILSRLLVTVNALFTAIFLLCCRSKKKAYPSAFMEGYGSKDDAPGTPDGSRDNQFRAPEQNRAPQDYPAPAGANNADFQNRAAEYGGPGARGGGGYGGAPPPGQPIVPLNIRPPPPAQNKMAGTFDPNYQTLAALNNEDVFKRKDAGGGPFLRGPVGGSAEYNGGAGSAEYGRGGGAGSAEYLRGGGSAEYRRGGAGAGAAAPARAPAVPIRAPAAKGKVAAFDPNYQTLAAINNIDVFRKGSGEAFGARY, translated from the exons ATGAACCTTATTCATCTAGCTTCTGAGATCAGTACGAGTGCTTTTCAGATTTTGATCTTATCACGTCTACTCGTCACTGTTAATGCATTGTTTACGGCGATATTCTTACTATGTTGTCGGTCAAAGAAAAAG GCTTACCCATCAGCCTTCATGGAG GGTTACGGTTCGAAAGATGACGCTCCTGGAACACCAGATGGATCG CGTGACAACCAGTTTCGAGCACCAGAACAAAACAGAGCTCCCCAGGATTACCCAGCACCTGCTGGCGCCAACAATGCGGACTTCCAAAACAGAGCA GCCGAATACGGTGGTCCTGGTGCAAGGGGTGGAGGTGGGTATGGAGGAGCTCCGCCACCAGGGCAACCAATCGTTCCACTAAATATCAGACCTCCACCTCCTGCTCAAAACAAAATGGCCGGTACTTTTGATCCGAACTACCAAACGTTAGCCGCACTGAATAATGAagatgttttcaaaagaaag GACGCTGGTGGAGGTCCCTTTCTCAGAGGTCCCGTTGGCGGTAGTGCCGAATACAACGGGGGTGCAGGCAGTGCTGAATACGGGCGCGGTGGAGGTGCAGGTAGTGCCGAGTACTTGCGCGGCGGCGGTAGCGCCGAATATCGCCGAGGTGGAGCCGGTGCTGGGGCTGCTGCTCCCGCTCGTGCACCAGCTGTTCCCATTCGAGCACCGGCCGCTAAAGGAAAAGTGGCCGCGTTTGATCCTAATTACCAAACTCTCGCGGCTATCAACAACATAGATGTCTtcagaaag GGCAGTGGCGAAGCTTTTGGTGCACGATACTAA
- a CDS encoding hypothetical protein (NECATOR_CHRIV.G15657.T1), with protein MGTSTLVGGVATMSAVAVVVSLISVVYIINDINNFYDDTLQELDNFKDLANSAWHEMRTTPEMARDKRAAFVKRRDSYVTGGGSGCNCGQQASNCPAGPPGPPGEAGEPGDDGEPGAPGQPGRDGNSGGGDGSNGNCITCPVGPPGPPGPDGDAGPAGPEGNPGAPGGGSGPGPAGPPGPPGDAGQSGAPGQAGAPGQPGAPGTSGKGLPGPAGPAGPAGPAGQPGQDGGAGGGANPGPPGPAGPAGNPGQAGADGTPGEPGPDAAPGSDAEYCPCPPRAGAPMDAPPAGSAGYKTSGGANGGANGYGKKKVVRRVVRKRVLRRKVARHA; from the exons ATGGGTACAAGCACGTTGGTTGGTGGCGTCGCCACAATGTCGGCTGTCGCCGTTGTTGTCTCTTTGATAAGCGTGGTGTACATCATCAACGACATCAACAACTTCTACGATGACACTCTTCAGGAACTTGATAACTTCAAA GATCTCGCCAACTCTGCCTGGCACGAAATGAGAACCACCCCAGAAATGGCACGTGACAAGAGAGCAGCATTCGTCAAGCGACGTGACTCTTATGTTACTGGTGGAGGATCAGGATGTAACTGTGGCCAGCAGGCTAGCAACTGCCCCGCAGGACCACCTGGACCCCCAGGAGAAGCAGGAGAGCCCGGAGATGATGGCGAGCCAGGTGCGCCAGGACAGCCAGGCCGTGATGGCAACTCGGGAGGAGGAGATGGTTCGAATGGTAATTGCATCACGTGCCCTGTTGGACCACCAGGACCACCGGGACCCGATGGAGATGCTGGACCTGCTGGACCCGAAGGAAACCCAGGAGCACCAGGAGGCGGATCCGGGCCCGGACCAGCCGGACCCCCGGGACCACCTGGAGATGCCGGTCAATCCGGAGCGCCTGGACAGGCTGGAGCACCCGGACAACCCGGAGCACCTGGAACTAGTGGAAAAGGTCTTCCTGGACCTGCTGGACCTGCTGGGCCAGCGGGACCCGCCGGACAGCCAGGACAAGATGGTGGTGCTGGAGGTGGTGCCAATCCAGGACCTCCAGGACCAGCTGGACCAGCTGGTAACCCAGGACAAGCTGGAGCAGATGGAACTCCTGGAGAACCAGGACCTGACGCTGCTCCTGGTAGCGATGCAGAGTACTGCCCATGTCCTCCTCGTGCTGGAGCTCCAATGGATGCTCCACCTGCAGGAAGTGCTGGCTACAAAACATCTGGCGGTGCTAATGGAGGAGCCAATGGATACGGAAAGAAGAAGGTCGTTCGCCGCGTTGTCAGGAAGCGCGTTCTGCGCAGAAAGGTTGCCAGACATGCCTAA
- a CDS encoding hypothetical protein (NECATOR_CHRIV.G15654.T1) yields the protein MPRKKLALASAETKSTYKSMCHPPHLPVTSTRNSILEGSCVVNRDSEWTSRAKLFEKEWENKNPRETYALLEQYGGKMKGCSPVFNTANGVAVGEATLLTLTDF from the coding sequence atgccgcggaagaagCTTGCccttgcatctgcggaaacaaagtCCACGTACAAGTCTATGTGTCACCCACCGCACCTGccggtgacttcaaccaggaattcaatcttagaaggaagctgcgtcgtcaaccgCGATagcgagtggacgtcaagagcgaagctGTTTGAAAAGGAGTGGGAGAACAAGAACCCGCGGGAAACATATGCTTTACTAGAACAATATGGCGGCAAAATGAAAGGATGTTCTCCTGTGtttaacactgccaatggagtggctgtcggtgaagcgaCACTTCTAACTTTGACGGATTTCTAA
- a CDS encoding hypothetical protein (NECATOR_CHRIV.G15649.T1), translating to MTTKTIHGNSQCQRPSSLRWTWESPGGGYRNEIDHIIVNKRFCLTDVGVVPKFYTRWDHRLLRGRFSFTRRAEKAAKFRERNPRTIINWDLFATLAGFWEDSAMDNIDEEYDRLVEHLHDCAKKAESFKTTKRRLSLETLELIRQRGAARAAGNQELTSELARLCREAIKEDLKEGRAEVLAEAAEAGKASAMPVETSPVARRG from the coding sequence atgacgactaagaccatccatgggaactcgcaatgcCAGaggccctcctctctacgctggacgtgggagtcacccggtggagggtaccgtaatgaaatagaccacatcatcgtcaataaaaggttctgcctgacggacgtcggtgttgtaccaaagttctatacgagatgggaccatcgcctcctccgaggaagattttctttcacaaggagagcagaaaaagccgccaagttcagagagagaaatcccaggactatcatcaactgggatctcttcgctacgctagccggcttttgggaagattccgcaatggacaacatcgacgaggaatatgaccggcttgttgaacaccttcacgactgtgcgaagaaggctgagagttttaaaaccaccaagaggcgcctgtctcttgaaactcttgagctgatacgccagcgtggagcagcacgagccgcagggaaccaagaactcacgtccgagctcgcaagactttgcagagaggcgataaaggaagaccttaaagagggaagggcagaagtgctggctgaagctgcagaggcgggaaaagcatctgctatgcccgtcgagacttcgccagtcgcaagacgaggatga
- a CDS encoding hypothetical protein (NECATOR_CHRIV.G15656.T1): protein MGTTTLVGGVATTSAVAVVISLVSVTYIVNDINTFYEDALLELDNFKDIANSAWHKMRTAPEVAREKRAVLIRRRNAGGSACNCGHQANSCPAGPPGPPGEAGQPGDDGEAGALGQPGRDGSSEGGNGSNGSCIQCPAGPPGPPGPDGDAGPAGPDGNPGAPGAASGPGPAGPQGPPGDAGQPGAPGEAGAPGEVGAPGTSGKGLPGPAGPAGSIGAPGQPGADGDAAGAGNPGPPGPSGPAGSPGQSGTDGALGDPGADGTPGSDGEYCPCPTRSSAPMDAPSSANYENAALADNPEPAEIGKDDNDSNSGSDSISGSDSSSDEGEDEKSRKALHRVAATRRLAAKKVVRKVARNAAKKVVRKA, encoded by the exons ATGGGAACTACAACCCTTGTAGGTGGCGTCGCCACAACGTCTGCCGTGGCGGTTGTTATTTCTTTGGTGAGTGTGACCTACATCGTCAATGACATTAATACCTTCTACGAGGACGCTCTTCTGGAACTGGATAATTTTAAG GACATCGCCAACTCTGCATGGCATAAGATGCGCACTGCTCCGGAAGTGGCTCGAGAGAAGAGAGCAGTACTCATTAGGAGACGTAACGCTGGTGGTTCTGCCTGCAACTGCGGTCATCAAGCTAATAGCTGTCCCGCAGGACCACCCGGACCTCCAGGAGAAGCGGGACAGCCTGGAGATGATGGTGAGGCAGGAGCGCTAGGACAGCCAGGACGTGACGGTAGTTCAGAAGGCGGCAATGGATCGAACGGCAGTTGTATCCAGTGCCCTGCTGGTCCACCAGGACCACCGGGACCCGATGGAGATGCTGGACCTGCTGGACCCGATGGAAACCCAGGAGCACCAGGAGCCGCATCTGGGCCTGGACCAGCCGGACCCCAAGGACCACCTGGAGATGCCGGACAACCCGGAGCACCTGGGGAGGCTGGAGCACCTGGAGAAGTGGGAGCACCTGGAACTAGTGGTAAAGGACTTCCTGGACCAGCCGGACCTGCTGGATCAATTGGTGCACCTGGACAGCCTGGAGCGGATGGAGATGCTGCAGGTGCCGGAAATCCTGGTCCACCCGGTCCTTCTGGACCTGCAGGTAGTCCCGGACAATCTGGTACCGACGGAGCACTAGGAGATCCTGGAGCTGATGGAACACCCGGCAGCGATGGAGAATACTGTCCATGTCCAACGAGAAGTAGCGCTCCAATGGATGCTCCAAGCTCTGCAAACTATGAAAACGCTGCTCTTGCTGATAATCCCGAACCAGCGGAAATTGGAAAGGACGACAATGACAGCAACAGTGGCAGCGACAGTATTAGTGGCAGCGACAGTAGTAGTGACGAAGGTGAGGACGAAAAATCGAGGAAAGCTCTTCATCGTGTTGCTGCGACAAGGCGTTTGGCCGCAAAGAAGGTCGTCAGGAAGGTTGCACGGAATGCTGCCAAAAAGGTCGTTCGAAAAGCTTAG
- a CDS encoding hypothetical protein (NECATOR_CHRIV.G15650.T1) produces the protein MEKIIYDFYSDLFDNHVHLPPHHLREDGQVIPEVLPSKIRHAIMSVRNRTAPGLDRLRPEHLKSLPLVLINTLARLFTRYLSECNVPKQWKTSKAVLLYEKGDLHDIGNYRPVCLLSVIYKLFTRVILNRIEKVLDEGQPCEQAEFRKGFSTIDHIHTVSKLIEVSREYKMPLCLTFIDLKKAFDSVETEAVVEALDNQGVPTQ, from the coding sequence atggagaaaatcatctacgacttctactctgatctcttcgacaaccacgtccacttgcctcctcaccatctgagggaagatggacaagtcattccagaggttctcccgtccaaaatacgacatgctatcatgtcggtaagaaatcgtacggcacccggtctcGACAGattaagaccagaacacctgaagagccttccgctagtactcatcaacaccctggcaaggctctttacacgttatctgtcggaatgcaatgttcctaaacagtggaagaccagcaaggcCGTGTTGTTGTATGAAAAGGGAGATCtgcatgacatcggcaactatcgtccagtctgcctactgtccgttatctacaagctctttacaagagtgatccttaataggattgaaaaagtcctggatgaaggacagccatgcgagcaagcagagtttcgaaaaggattcagcacgattgaccacattcacactgtttcgaaactcatcgaggtatcacgagagtacaagatgccgctctgtctcaccttcatcgacttaaagaaggccttcgactcagttgagacggaagcggtcgtggaagccttggacaaccaaggcgtccctactcagtaa
- a CDS encoding hypothetical protein (NECATOR_CHRIV.G15653.T1) — protein MRNGKCGRCDGINAGVLEYLPPSGIREMTKIILSIWIDERIPDSWRHAIIIPLHKKVSIANSLNYRGISLLLYKVLERIILDRLIKHREETTRDEQADFRSGRSTIDQVFIVRRVIGILQRYSKQMQLMFLEFEAAFDFPHRCRLLKVPRADGVPR, from the coding sequence atgagaaatggaaaatgtggTAGATGCGATGGTATTAACGCAGGAGTCCTGGAATATCTTCCTCcatctgggattcgtgagatgacaaagatcatcctttcaatatggatagacgaaaggataccggactcgtggagacacgctatcataattcccctacACAAGAAGGTGTCCATCGCGAACTCTCTGAATTACCGAGGGATCTCTTTGCTtctgtacaaggtattggagcggattatcttggaccgactcattaaacatcgcgaagaaacaacgcgcgacgagcaagctgacTTTCGttctggccgatctacgatagaccaggtgttcatcgtcaggagagtgatcggaATCTtacagcggtattcgaagcaaATGCAATTaatgtttctggaatttgAGGCCGCGTTCGACTTTCCTCATCGATGCCGTCTTCTCAAGGTGccccgcgccgatggagtaccaagATAG
- a CDS encoding hypothetical protein (NECATOR_CHRIV.G15655.T1), whose translation MRWCLKHPTNRLSLSESKIGLEQQSDVLRKWYYPAERTSDNSDRLLDLYEQTGLIIVPTFKRDHRRHHLTCQGATLLTPEEQRMRKMRTLKLQLDYVLARNIAQSNIRNSTAV comes from the coding sequence ATGCGTTGGTGTCTAAAACACCCAACCAACAGGTTGTCGTTGTCGGAATCGAAGATTggactcgaacaacaatccgatgtgctaagaaaatggtattatccagcggaacGCACTTCGGACAACAGTGACCGTCTGCTCGACTTATatgaacagacgggcctcatcattgttcccacgtttaagagggatcatcgacgccatcaccTCACATGTCAGGGagcaacccttttaacgcctgaagagcagcgcatgcggaagatgaggacccTAAAGCTTCAGCtagactacgttctggcgaggaacattgcTCAGTCAAATATCCGAAATTCTACAGCTGTTTGA
- a CDS encoding hypothetical protein (NECATOR_CHRIV.G15651.T1) yields MRKLEWDYMGVKVDGRQLHHLRFADDIVLITPSISQTERMLTEFDETCGCIGLQLNLQKMMFMSNEFPIHAQLNEHISVHQLRLYVSENEHNERPDPELGRRRRAAWGAYKSIEDVVKNTRNTRLRAHLFNTTVLPALTYASETWAFRK; encoded by the coding sequence atgcgaaagttggaatgggactacatgggagtgaaggttgatggtcggcagctacaccatttgcgctttgctgatgacatcgtgctgataacacctagcatcagccaaacggaacgaatgctgaccgaattcgacgaaacatgtggatgcatcggtcttcagctgaatctgcaaaagatgaTGTTCATGAGCAACGAAttccccattcacgctcaactgAACGAACATATCAGtgtgcaccagctacgtttgtATGTGTCGGAAAATGAACATAATGAAAGACCtgaccccgagctgggcagaaggagacgagcggcttggggagcgtacaagagcatcgaggatgtagtgaagaataccaggaacacccggctccgtgcccacctcttcaacaccaccgtacttcctgctttgacctatgcttcggaaacctgggcatttcgcaagtag
- a CDS encoding hypothetical protein (NECATOR_CHRIV.G15652.T1), which produces MLLDYVQFLYVLTSVNAIWFVIFHIYCSSGRVSSGEEDIEPVRPPQASGRRKSAEKRVPQQGFDRRPTPKGGVQQSPAPLKIRAPEQNKMMGTYDPNYQTLAGLNNDDVFAKKDGGGARPLNIRAPAQNKMMGTYDPNYQTLAGLNNEDVFKKKEEAPAAGGNVQIRPPEQNKMVGTYDPNYQTLAGLNNEDMFKKKETGGGLAAGGPTGGGALKIKPPEQKKVMGTYDPNYQTLAGLNNEDIFKPKAENKKKEGKEDNENRWCTY; this is translated from the exons ATGTTATTAGACTAC GTTCAATTTCTATATGTGCTAACGTCTGTTAATGCTATATGGTTCGTCATATTTCACATCTATTGTTCCAGCGGAAGAGTTTCGTCG GGAGAGGAAGATATAG AACCCGTAAGACCACCGCAG GCAAGTGGGAGAAGGAAGTCAGCAGAAAAACGCGTACCGCAGCAGGGCTTCGATCGTCGCCCGACTCCTAAG ggtGGTGTACAACAATCACCTGCTCCGCTGAAAATAAGAGCTCCTGAGCAGAACAAAATGATGGGCACGTATGACCCTAACTATCAAACACTAGCCGGGTTGAACAACGACGACGTATTCGCTAAAAAG GATGGAGGTGGTGCTAGACCTTTGAATATTAGAGCTCCTGcccaaaataaaatgatgggAACATACGATCCAAACTACCAAACATTGGCTGGCCTCAATAACGAAGATGTATTCAAAAAGAAG GAGGAAGCACCGGCTGCAGGTGGAAATGTACAAATTCGACCTCCAGAGCAAAATAAGATGGTAGGAACGTATGACCCGAACTATCAAACACTGGCTGGCCTAAACAACGAGGATATGTTCAAAAAGAAG GAGACCGGTGGTGGTCTAGCGGCCGGGGGTCCAACAGGAGGCGGAGCGTTGAAAATAAAACCACCAGAACAGAAAAAGGTTATGGGAACGTATGATCCAAACTATCAAACGTTGGCTGGTCTTAACAATGAGGACATTTTTAAGCCGAAG gctgaaaacaagaaaaaagaaggcaaaGAGGACAATGAAAATCGATGGTGTACCTACtaa
- a CDS encoding hypothetical protein (NECATOR_CHRIV.G15658.T2) translates to MLIDYILILSRLLVTVNALFTAIFLLCCRSKKKAYPSAFMEGYGSKDDAPGTPDGSRDNQFRAPEQNRAPQDYPAPAGANNADFQNRAAEYGGPGARGGGGYGGAPPPGQPIVPLNIRPPPPAQNKMAGTFDPNYQTLAALNNEDVFKRKDAGGGPFLRGPVGGSAEYNGGAGSAEYGRGGGAGSAEYLRGGGSAEYRRGGAGAGAAAPARAPAVPIRAPAAKGKVAAFDPNYQTLAAINNIDVFRKGSGEAFGARY, encoded by the exons ATGTTGATAGACTAC ATTTTGATCTTATCACGTCTACTCGTCACTGTTAATGCATTGTTTACGGCGATATTCTTACTATGTTGTCGGTCAAAGAAAAAG GCTTACCCATCAGCCTTCATGGAG GGTTACGGTTCGAAAGATGACGCTCCTGGAACACCAGATGGATCG CGTGACAACCAGTTTCGAGCACCAGAACAAAACAGAGCTCCCCAGGATTACCCAGCACCTGCTGGCGCCAACAATGCGGACTTCCAAAACAGAGCA GCCGAATACGGTGGTCCTGGTGCAAGGGGTGGAGGTGGGTATGGAGGAGCTCCGCCACCAGGGCAACCAATCGTTCCACTAAATATCAGACCTCCACCTCCTGCTCAAAACAAAATGGCCGGTACTTTTGATCCGAACTACCAAACGTTAGCCGCACTGAATAATGAagatgttttcaaaagaaag GACGCTGGTGGAGGTCCCTTTCTCAGAGGTCCCGTTGGCGGTAGTGCCGAATACAACGGGGGTGCAGGCAGTGCTGAATACGGGCGCGGTGGAGGTGCAGGTAGTGCCGAGTACTTGCGCGGCGGCGGTAGCGCCGAATATCGCCGAGGTGGAGCCGGTGCTGGGGCTGCTGCTCCCGCTCGTGCACCAGCTGTTCCCATTCGAGCACCGGCCGCTAAAGGAAAAGTGGCCGCGTTTGATCCTAATTACCAAACTCTCGCGGCTATCAACAACATAGATGTCTtcagaaag GGCAGTGGCGAAGCTTTTGGTGCACGATACTAA